In one Alnus glutinosa chromosome 14, dhAlnGlut1.1, whole genome shotgun sequence genomic region, the following are encoded:
- the LOC133856931 gene encoding LL-diaminopimelate aminotransferase, chloroplastic-like, whose translation MSLTQHLSTPISSSSSDFLAHSTFNSRTKNVSLPAKRFSICKCVAAAPQEAQTTYKTKVSRNANMAKLQAGYLFPEISRRRVAHLLKYPDAQVISLGIGDTTEPIPEVITSAMEKRSRALSTLEGYSGYGAEQGEKALRAAIASTFYRNLGIEEDDIFVSDGAKCDLSRLQVVFGANVTIAVQDPSYPVYVDSSVIMGQTGLFQKDDQKFESIEYMECTPENGFFPDLSTVSRTDVIFFCSPNNPTGAAATREQLTQLVKFAKDNGSIIVYDSAYAMYASEDLPRSIFEIPGAKEVAIETSSFSKYAGFTGVRLGWTAVPKQLLFSDGSPVAKDFNRIVCTCFNGASNIAQAGGLACLSPEGLEAMHEVIGFYKENTNIIVETFNSLGFNVYGGKNAPYVWVHFPGRSSWDVFSEILEKTHVVTTPGSGFGPAGEGFIRVSAFGHRSNVLEACKRFKQLYK comes from the exons ATGTCTCTCACACAGCACCTCTCCACTCCAATATCTTCGTCCTCCTCTGATTTCTTGGCCCATTCCACCTTCAATTCGAG AACTAAGAATGTTTCGCTTCCGGCGAAAAGATTCAGCATTTGCAAGTGCGTTGCGGCGGCGCCTCAGGAAGCTCAGACTA CTTACAAGACAAAGGTCTCTCGCAATGCAAACATGGCAAAACTTCAAGCAGGTTACCTTTTTCCTGAG ATTTCTAGAAGGAGGGTTGCACATCTGCTGAAGTACCCTGATGCACAAGTGATAAGCCTTGGAATTGGTGACACGACTGAGCCTATTCCAGAAGTTATAACTTCTGCAATGGAAAAG AGATCACGTGCATTGTCAACACTTGAGGGTTACAGTGGTTATGGAGCTGAGCAGGGTGAAAAG GCTTTGAGAGCTGCAATTGCTTCAACATTTTATAGAAACCTTGGTATAGAGGAAGATGATATATTTGTTTCAGATGGTGCAAAATGTGATTTATCCCGCCTTCAg GTTGTTTTTGGGGCTAATGTTACAATAGCAGTGCAAGACCCATCATACCCG GTTTATGTAGACTCAAGTGTTATCATGGGCCAGACTGGACTGTTTCAGAAGGATGACCAAAAGTTTGAGAGCATTGAATATATGGAGTGTACTCCAGAGAATGGTTTCTTTCCTGATTTATCGACTGTTTCTCGAACAGATgtcatatttttttgttcaccaaacaATCCTACTGGTGCTGCTGCAACCAGGGAGCAACTGACCCAGCTGGTAAAGTTTGCTAAGGACAATGGGTCAATCATAGTCTATGATTCTGCATACGCCATGTATGCGTCAGAGGACCTCCCCCGCTCCATCTTTGAAATTCCTGGAGCTAAAGAG GTTGCAATTGAGACGTCATCATTTAGCAAGTATGCTGGGTTCACTGGAGTTCGTCTGGGTTGGACTGCAGTTCCAAAGCAGCTGCTATTTTCCGATGGATCTCCTGTAGCCAAGGACTTCAACCGCATTGTTTGTACTTGCTTCAATGGTGCATCCAACATTGCCCAAGCTGGTGGTCTAGCTTGCCTTTCACCAGAAGGCCTCGAG gcAATGCATGAAGTGATCGGTTTCTACAAGGAAAATACTAACATAATAGTAGAGACATTTAATTCACTTGGGTTCAATGTATATGGAGGGAAGAATGCCCCATACGTGTGGGTCCACTTTCCCGGCCGCAGTTCGTGGGATGTATTCAGCGAGATTCTGGAGAAAACTCACGTGGTTACTACCCCTGGCAGTGGTTTTGGACCTGCAGGCGAAGGGTTCATCAGGGTTAGCGCCTTTGGTCACCGGAGCAATGTTTTAGAAGCTTGTAAAAGATTTAAGCAGCTATACAAGTGA